The Melanotaenia boesemani isolate fMelBoe1 chromosome 17, fMelBoe1.pri, whole genome shotgun sequence genome segment AAGTAAAATTGTACACATTGAGCAtaactgtgtgttttcttttgattgAAGGTTTATTGGTGTTAGTGCTGGGAAGAATTTCCCTAACAAAATCTTTGGAACTGCAGCTTCCTTCTTGAGTTCATGAAATCAGAAACAGGAGCAAAATGTTGGTTTAGTCTCCATCTAGTGGTGATCACAGGAAGAAACATGAGTCACACAATTACATGATGAagatattttatgattttatttcagaAGTCATTTAATATCAAACTGAAAGTCTTTGAATCAAAGTTTCCTGGTTGGAAAACTTTTACAATAATCTTCACCTCTCATACACGGTGTTTGCATAATGCAGCTGCACAATAAAAAGACTCATGTTTCCAGTTCTGTGTGTCCAGActctttaaacatttctctgtcAACATGATTGAAGCAGGTGAACTTAGAAAACTATGAAGAATGAATATACTGCTGAAAACCTCcgatttattctttattttacacagaacatttaaaagtaaacaaacatccagtggaggagaaataaagtgaaattttCTCCTCATTAGGCCTGATACAGTTTTACAtctctttttaaagatgttaaactttatttctcacattttcagctcttcAACATCCACCAGAGCGATCTATAAATAATGATTGTTCTGAGATTTATTACTTATGGAAAAATCTAAATGAGCATGTAAATACCTGGAATTTATTGATCTGAATAAAATATTAGCGACAAAGTTCAGACATAAAATCATGAGCAGAAGTTTCCACGTTCaataaggtaaaataaaataaagtaaaattaaactttggctcaaattatttcttttttttttttttttttttttttttttttttttaaacctgtcttgtccagcatcgttgcaaacagaatgattgtctggctgccgtctggtgctgggcaattttactctatcaagcagggatttatactacatgtataaagtccctcttgatgacatgaaaaactttattaaatcagactcttaatgctggactcgaccggaggggacagagagagagagagagaaaagaaagtagagagaagagggaggggagagagagggacagaaagggtgtggggagtgcgggtggggacttgaaacattatacagaagaccatgtaatccatactacttacaacatatatagctacgatcatcctggccagtagctcattacacaactagttgataatagtaacaataataataataagagtaagagtaataataataataagaacataaataataaaagaaaaaaaagaaaaaaaatatgataatagatataagtgaaactgctgtattcaagaacacgcgcagagaaacctgtgtggatgtgttggagaactcggccacacggcgacgcaaagactgtgtggagacgttcaggaaggagtgaccatgcagagtgatcatgcagatgccacctcacctgaacagaggccagagtcaggccagcggtcccgagacccaggccaccagcccccccgcaggcaacagatcccgaccggtccacagagacgaccactcgcccgcccaggaaggcagcagcaggagccgccccgcggacacagggcaccggccccggcgggccgaggccagcagtccccgacccccccgggcaccggccgcccgggacagacggggcagagggcccgggcccaggagcgcagggacacccccctcccccacaggccgagggccagcacgccacccggggggacccggcccgcccagacggccaccacctgaggccagccccacaccccagcgcccagccgcacaccccgagaaccagtcctcaAATTATTTCACAGGATGAAATtttattatctttctttttctgtagttAAAAAATTTGACGTTATTCATTGAAGTTAAttacaaacaagaagaaaatgaatatatttacAAACTAATGACACAGTTGGATGAAAAACATctgatgaagaagaaataattataaatcagACAGGCTGCTAACCACATTAAAAAGCTCATATTTCCAACATCAGACTTTGACCTGATGTGTTGCAGTTTTTGTATTTAGTaaactctttgtttctttgcgtctctgctgtttttcttcgtGTAATATAACAGAGTTCATGAAGAGGTGATGTTAATGATTCtgcacataaatacacatttgGGTGATAAGAAAATATTGATATGAAGATAATCATTTAAGAAGCTTTGAATCTGTTTTAGTATAAAGATTAAATCAGACTGCAGATTTGTttcagtgatttaaaaagtttaaaaatgtataaaaatctgaaaactatTAATGAACAATAATTTATGATGGTAAAAGTTTGAACATCTGattcatttttctgaaaatctcaGTGAAACGAgtttgacagattttgatttCAGAGGTTTTTGCTTCTCCAGctggacaaagaaagaaaatatgggAAGAGTTTCTCAGTGAAAGTGTCTCTGTGAGTGCAGATGTGAGTCATGTCTTCAGGTTTGTAGAAGGACCCGTCCCCCCTGTCATAGTCCAGCTGGACTCTGATCCtctggttcccaacctattttccttgtgGACCCCTtgatgcaaatactaaaaagctaTGATCCCCTACCCCACCATGTGCTGAAATcatacttggttttatgctttcaaaagtgagattctcaccatacacaatgttttctggctgagtcctgtcctttgataaagccaaagttaaattaacaatatataaacatacttgttttcctgtaaatagGGACAGTGTGTGGACATTGACCACAATAGCTCCTCAGGGACCTCCTATGCTCTTTAGGGGACCCTTCTGGGaggtcccggaccccaggttggggaCCTCAGCTCTGGAGATTCTTCTTCACTGTGACAGTCAACACCATTAGTGTATTTTCCATCACCATGCCATGAACACCAGATTCCATGTTTGGAGAAGCATAACTCTCCCTTCCTGTCAACAGACTTCTTAACCACACCAATATTCCAGTCCGGATGATCTCCCACCTCCtcccagctgtgtttccatgAGCTGAAGCTTTCAGGGGTTTAGTTAGTGTTTCTCTCTGGATTATCAGGAAGTTGCTGCAATGTGTCTCCATTTCTCTCACTGGTCAGATCATTAGACAGATAGATGCATGGCTTTGCAGTGTGACGGGACTGAAGTAGACCTGCTTCTCTGTGGACAACAGCTGCTTTTTGCTGTGTTGAATCCTTGTATGTTTCCTCcaatttttcacatttattcttCTTGCCCTGCAGACACTTTAAGTCTGATTTCAACTTCCTCTTCACTGACAGTATAATTTAGGCTCTTCTTGATGTTTGTCACAGACTTCACCTTAACTCAGGTAATCCTGAAAAAgggttttgtatttttctgttgtgCTCTCCCACCGTGCAAAGATCTCAGCTTCTCATGATTTTTTTACAATCTATATTAATTTCCTTTTACTTCAAATTGGACATGAATGTCAGAAACGCTGCAAATGCATGATAGCCAAAAGCAGACTGAGGGAGGAAGGGATGTGCTCACTGATGACATCATAGGTGACTAGAAATTCAACATTAAAGTAACTAAAAGTTTCCAAAATGATCctcaacaaaaaatgaaataaaagtcaATAAGATTAAACAATTtatagaaataaagaataaaggaaaaaaattaaaaatgaaggaCATTTGATGGATTACATACTTTTTTCTACATGTTACACATACAGTAACAAGCagctaataataaaacatgctcCTTCAACAACTAAATacaagaacaaaaagacaatACAGATGAGACGTTATGTTTCCATCATGTATCTGTTCAATATAATATTTCTGAatagctttttaaatttatttatcattatacATGATTTCATGGAAATTTCTCAAAATAATTCATAATGAGATttggtagtgtgtgtggcctccatgtgCTTGTATGCACTCCCTGCAAcatctgggcatgctcctgatgagatgatggatgttctcctgagggatctccttcCAAACCTGGATCGGGGCATTAGTCAACACCTGGACAGTATGTAGTACGATGTGGTGGTGGTTAATGGAATGAGATatgatgtcccagaggtgctcaagtggattcaggtctggtgaatgGACAGgtcagtccatagcatcaatgccttcatcatgcaggaactgctgacacactccagccacacacaggaacCCAGGTCtcactgcagcagcatgtggTCAAACAATGGATCTGAGGATCTGATCGTGGCACCTTATGACAGTCAGGGTAACTCTGGGTAGCATGTAGAGGTTTGTGGCCCTACATGGCCCTATAAGGATATCCCTGCCCAGACcatcactgacccactgccaaactggtcatgctggaggatgttgcaggcagcagaatgtTCTCCACTGcatcttcaaactttctcaTGCCTGTCACATGttctcagtgtgaacctgctctcatcaGTGCGACAATGGCGAATCTGACAatcctggtgttctctggcaaatgtaAAATCAGGCTGCACCGTGTTGGGCTGTGAGCACAGGCCTCCACTTGTGGACGTTGGGCCCTCATACCGCCCTCATAGGGTCTGTTTCTGACTCAACGTGCACATTAGTGGCTTGCTGGAGATCATCTTGTAGCTCTGGTAGTGCTCATCATGTTCCTCCTTGTACAAAGGAGCAGATAGcagtactggcctgtctcctggtatcttCTCCATGTTCTTGACACTGTGTTtagagacacagcaaaccttcttgccacagcgaTGTGGcctcctggatgagctgcactacctgagcatCTTATGTGGGATTCAGACAATCGTCTCATGTTACCTCTAGTGGGGAGCACACTGGCTAAATTTAAATGTGACCAAAGAGCAgccagaaagaaagaagacaggGAAATGGTCTCACCACCTTCAGAACCCATTATAGAGGTTGTCTTGCtgacaaatttgctctgccaaggggaggtttatggatatagggctcctcttgataatctgattaatctatttactgttatttatttactttgaattatggaaccTATGTAATCTTGccggacctgaccggaggggacagaaaaagaaggaagacgcaaaatgcaaagcagaaagaacaaagaggagacaaaaacataacaaatagaaggcaatgacccttcaatccaagcTTTCACCAGACAACAAATTGCTACACttgaacagaaacacaccagaaaatttcctactgcttttacagaaaaaacagagctgacagtaaTCGAGtacttaaataataaccaaaaacatcacaaacataTCGAACAACAATCGAAGTAccagatacacactcacagagaaacaaaatgaTCTCTTAACGTATAGacacactggacaactcagtgactgtgtcagcatgcaaagTATGAGGAATGTGTCTGTTCCATTTctacaacagcaggtgaaattAATTCACAATCAGTGTTACTTTCTAACTGGACACATAGATGTCCCAGAAGAAAGATGGACTTTGACTTACACAATAATGGTTAtgagttctatttattttatttatttacttttgttggGCAATGTATAAATCCttcattgtttttgtcaaaatgagtacatgtttatatgtttgaaaaataaaacgttcgttcattcattcattccttcattctcCTCCTTCTGCAACCCATGGACATCCACTGTCCTCTACAGGTtgaaaagttgatttatttcagtaattctattcaaaaagtgaaacttgtataatgtagacattcattcctcacagactgacatatttcacatgtttatttattttatttttgatgattataactgacaactaatgaaaatccCACATTCCATAAACCAGAAAACTAGAATATTACTTAAGACCGATACAAAAAAACGATTTCTACAAATATTGGCCAactaaaaagtatgaacatgcaCAGCACTCAATACTTAGTTGGGGCTCCTTTAGtctgaattactgcagcaatgcagcgtggcatggagtccatcactgactgtggaaactttacactcGACCTCAAGCAACGTGGATTCtgtgcctctcctctcttcctccagactctgggatcTTGATTTCTAAAGGACATGCTAAATTTcacactggacaactcagtgactgtgtcagcatgcaaagTATGAGGAATGTGTCTGTTCCATTTctacaacagcaggtgaaattAATTCACAATCAGTGTTACTTTCTAACTGGACACATAGATGTCCCAGAAGAATGATGGACTTTGACTTACACAATAATGGTTAtgagttctatttattttatttatttacttttgttggGCAGTGTATAAATCCTTCATTGTTCTTGTCAAAATgagtacatgtttacatgtttgaaaaataaaacgttcattcattcattcattccttcattcattcattcattctcctcctctttctgcaACCCATGGACATCCAATGTCCTCTACAGGGGCTTGTCAagaattagaatatcatgaagaagttgatttatttcagtaattccattcaaaaagtgaaacttgtataatgtagacattcattcctcacagactgacatatttcaaatgtttatttcttttatttttgattattataactgacaactaatgaaaatccTGAATTCAATATCccaaaaaatttgaatattacCTAACACCGatacaaaaaaaaggatttctagaaATATTGGCCagctgaaaagtatgaacatgaaaagtatgagcatgCACAGCACTCAATACTTAGTTGGACCTCCTTTAGtctgaattactgcagcaatgcagcgtggcatggagtccatcactgactgtggaaactttacactcGACCTCAAGCAACGTGGATTCtgtgcctctcctctcttcctccagactctgggatcTTGATTTCTAAAGGACATGcgtccatcagtctgtggcactgCTCCGGTGTTACAGGAGCCCAGGTTCCTCCGATAGTGggcttcagctcttctgcattgttgggtctggcGTATTGCATTTTCCTCTTCACAATACCCCACATATTTTTTATGGAGTTAAGGTCAGGAGAGTTTGTTGGTCAGTTAAGAACTTGGataccatggtccttaaaccaggtACTGGTAGCTTTGGCACTGTGTGCAGGGGCCAAGTCATGTTGGAATATGaaatctgaaagaaaacactgtggaccaacaccagcagatgacatggcaccccaaaccatcactgactgtggaaactttacactcGACCTCAAGCAACGTGGATTCtgtgcctctcctctcttcctccagactctgggatcTTGATTTCTAAAGGACATGCTAAACTtcctttcatcagagaacataactttggaccactcagcagcagtccagtcctttttgtcttcaGTTCAGGCAAGACGCTTCTGACGCTGTCTCTTGTTCAAGAGTGGCTTGACACAAGGGATGCGACAGCTGAAACCCATGACTtgcatatgtctgtgtgtggtggttcctgaagcactgactccagctgcagtccactctttgtgaatctcccccacatttttaaatgggatttgtttcacaatcctctccagggtgcggttatcactattgcttgtacactttgttctaccacatcttttccttcccttcgcctctctgttaatgtgcttggacacaAAGCTCTGAAAAGCCAGCCTCTTTGGCaatgaccttttgtgtcttgcccTCCTTGTGCAAAGTGTCAATGGTtgtcttttggacaactgtcaggtcagcagtcttccccatgattgtgtagccaacagaactagtctgagagaccatttaaaggcctttgcaggcGTTTTGAGTTcattagctgattagagtgttgcaccaggtgtcttcaataatgaacctttccacaatatttaaattttctgagatactcaaTGTGGGATTTTCATTAAGTTataataatcaaaaataaaagaaataaacatttgaaatatgtcagtctgggaggaatgaatgtctacattatacaagtttcactttttgaatagaattactgaaataaatcaactttttcatgatattctaattttatgacgagcaccttTAGTTTCCGGCCTCATGCGTCCCTCACTTGTCACATCTGACAGTATATAAACTCAGATCTTCTTCCACATCTAGatgacacatacaaaaaaataaaaatcaggacTGCCAAACTACAACTTAAAAGTCGAGTGCCATCTCGACATTTAATTAtgtgtttgatgtttgtttgtgttgttagtttgtgtgttttgttttgttgtttttacaactgccacacacatgcatgggacaaacatgaaaaataaaaaaggatcaaaatttgaattaaaagtaataaatcacAAATGTTATATTTCTAAAGCCAGacagattttaattttgtttgcttgagaatcatgttttttgtttaaaaaattggaGATACCTTTATAAATCTATTGTAATCTACCCTTCCCTCAGTTGTATTgcctaaatgtttattttatctttgacATAAAGAAAATGGCTCATTATATGAAGAGCCATGTGCAGATAAAACTGCTATGTCAATGCATAAAATCAGTAAAAGTGTTTGTTATTCACATAATTCCCCTATTAATAAAGTATCTGAaagctgtgatgtttgtttCTATGAGCCATGTTACTGATGCAGTTTAGTGGTTTCTAGGTACAACATGCATATCAGACAGTGTAGATGCTGTTATTAGCAGATATATGATAAATGCTAACTATCTAGGGCTCCTTTAACTCTTTATGGAATAGATTCATAGAGACAATtcaaaaatatgcaaatttcaACAGAATGTGCTTTAATGTGTCACAAAGGTTCACATTCTAGAACATCAGTTTTACTACATTCTGTTCTTGGAGTTCAGTTTTAACCCAACATCCAAGCAGCGCACAGGATTTCTGAAAAGACCCCAACGAACTACAAACATGTTTCTTCTACAGTGTTTTTCCTGGAAAAAGGTTTGTTTCTCAGAATTACAGCAGGTTTATTGCAGATTACGCTTTACAGTgacttttttaaactaaaaagaaacaaacaaataagatctaaacttttaaaatacttAATAGATGTTTTCTGATACTTTCTTCAATTCAATGtgatattatattaaatatatatgtatatattttatgtagctaacatttttatttgctctgAGCAGAAAACAACAGACAAAACTGTTGTGGCAGATGAGAAGAAGCTTAACAACTCTCAGAAATggtaaacaaagaaataaccAAATATTGTAGCTTATTGCTTaattatatatttgatttttaactaaacttAGACTTAACAGTTTAATTGTTTACAATTTAACTATATTacagtatatttatatttatgtatgaataaaaaacaacatttttctttgtctagCCAAAACAAGTCAGACACCCAACATCCAAAGGCCAAGAAGAAGACGTCAAAACCAAGATGGATTTGGCCTTTTCGTTGTTTCAGAGTATGTTTCACAGAATTTTCTGGTGTAACACATATTTACAAGTCACTGTTAAATCCGTTAAATTTCTTATTCTGTTAGTGCacaaattaatgaaaaactTGTCTGTTCTCCAACAGAGGAATCATCGCGTCTCTCCGGCTGAGAGCACCGATTTCTTGATTACTAACAAAGTAACAGAGATAACAAAGTAaggactgttttaatgtttgcatttattacTAAAATCAgtcacaaataaataacttttgaggacaatgatttttgtgtttacatttaaaaatacttcTAAATGAATTGGTCATATCTGTCATTTGTCTTTCTTACTCTGGTCCAATCCAGCAATTATGAATAGAGTCGGCatgaaactatttaaataaataaataacatttaatattcAAGGTGAGCTCTATATCCAAGAGGAGTCTCTTAGCaaagttacattttttaagtatagtatactatattatattttatgtatcTGCCTAAAAATTGTGTATCCATAATGAAATTAgcatatctctgcaaccacaaggtctgtttgaatatgtttgtgttactggtgaagcataaataaaaatggcacaaaGCACAAATGAAATAGGTTTTAAGCTTAAGGAAAAAGAAGTAAAGGCAGTTTGGACGAGGTCtctaaaatggccattttggcacaggttggcaccatctgttctcaaagtccCCAAACCGGGGACCCTCAGGTTACTTCTTTTCAACTTCATTGAGTCGACTGGTTCCAAGGTCCAAAACTAGTTTAGCGTTGTGCTGCTCTGACTAgttgttctttctttctatgACAGCACCACTGAAGAGATAACAGGAGAGCAACTCGCACAAAAAATGAGTACATTATTCTCACATGATGACAAGAGGACAACAGTGGAGCAGATCCAGCAAGACAAGTCACCCTTGTCTGCTAAGAAAAACCAGGAGAAGCCAGCTGGCAAACTCTGGTTAGTTTTAGATTGTAGCCCTGAATTAGCCTCTTTGTGAGTACTCTAGTCTGTTCTACTTCTCTAATGACCTGTTTCTTCCTCCAGTAGCAGATCGCAGGTCATGGGTGTATCCTCTCGTCTATGTCCATCGTCATATTTGAAGATGAGTTTGTTGGATACAAACTGCACCAGGAACACTTTGGAGTCCCTTTCTGAACCAGAGGAAAGTTACTCCCACGTGAAAGACATATTCAGTTGGTAAGATATAAAGTTAAGATCCCGATCTCTTGTTACAACAGTTCGTTTTTATATGTCCAGTTACTACAATCATGAAGAATTAATTCTTTATCAGCCAGTCATGACAAGAAATTAAGATTTTCACTGCAAGCCTTCATACAGCATTAAGTTTGTGATTAAACTTCTCCtaatatatgatttttttaaaacacctcTCTCCAGGATAAGAACATTATCTAACAAAGACAGCTGGAGAACCACCGACCCCCTTGGGTGAGTTTATGTCCTTATGAAGCTGCAACAAAACATTCACTCCTGAAAATGCTTGAAGACAATGAGTTCCACTCTGAAGttgtcagtaaagaagtgaAAATGCTAACATGTGTTTGAACCTGTGTTGTTGTGTCAGATTTCCAAACCTCGGGAACACTTGCTATATGAACTCCAGTCTTCAGAGCCTCCTGACATTAAAAGATTTTGTGAAGAGCGTCAGTCGTACAGAGCAGATCTGGAGATCAGTTCCTGAGGCTCAACTGCTGAAGTAAAGCAGCGTCCTCACCCTCAAATGTCTCTAGAAGAAAACAATGGGCAAAACACATCTAACCacattcatgttcattttttcccTCTGTGCAGAAAACTGATTGAAATCAGGGACTGTCACAAATCAACTAACTCTAACATCAAGAGTCAACTCCTGCAGTCCTTTAAAGATGTTATCAGTGACCAGAACCCGCAGTTTATGGACAGTTTGCAGAATGTGAGTCAGATAACATTTTGATTATTGTTGCTTAATTCTCGCTTTAGTACACAGTCAATATTCAACTCACTTCAATCTCTATTAAAGACATAAGGTCCAAGATAAAAGAAATGATCTATTTCAATATCTAAAtacttctgtgtgtttgtgtgtgttcaggacGCCCATGAGTTCCTGATCTCGATCCTGACACACATCGAGAGTCTGTCTCCTCTGCTTCAACGGACCGCAGCAGGCCTGGGTAGAATCTATACCTGTCCAGTGGAAGACAGCTTTGGATTTAAAATGGAGTACACCAGAACATGCAAAAAGTAAGACACCGTTCAACACCATGCAATCTGTCAGAGATGCAAGTTAGATATTCTGATGTTTACCCATGTGGATCCCTAATAACAGTCTTATCTAAGTTGGGTTTTGACCAGTACAGCTGACTTTTAATGTATGTGCAGGTGTGGAGTTCAATCAGTCAGACAGGAACAATTTACTAATCTGTCTCTGGACCTGGTTCCTGGAGGGTGTATTGAAGACATGATTGAAAAATATCTTCTGGTAAGATTCACCAGTCCTCACTGAGCCGCCATCACACATCTGATgtgtcatgtttgctgtttgctgACAGTAAATTTCTGACACGTATTGTTGTCTCTGTGCTGCTCTGTAGGAGGTGGAGCTGGAATACAGCTGTGAGTGCGGAGGAAAGTCATCAGGCCAGACTTTGACCTTTGCATCCCTGCCAAAGTGAGTGGCGTCCCCCATATTTCAGAAAACTGTGGTTCACCGAccctttttagtttttactaatAATGTAACAATCACTTAAATGCCTACAACATTCACCCATATGTGTTTATATCTTTTCCTACAGAACATTCATCATACATCTGAAGCGTTTTTGCTACACTCCATCCTTCAACCTGCAGAAAATCTATGACCCTGTGCAGATACAGAGGGACATAGTTGTGTCATCTAAAATGGTAAAGAAACACAGACCATAACAGGGAACAGATACATTGGGATGgtgtgaaaatgaagaaataaactgtttgtCCTGCTCTGTGTGCTGAAGGTCACTCATTAACTGTTTCTTCTCAGGGTGGTGGCTGTTTCAGTCTGGTCAGCGCCATCAGTCATTCAGGCAGTACTGGAGAAGGTAAGCAAGTCCCAACCTGACATGTAACAGATGTTTGTCagaaacatttgtttctgttaaatCCCTTTGAAA includes the following:
- the LOC121628079 gene encoding ubiquitin carboxyl-terminal hydrolase 37-like, with protein sequence MSLLDTNCTRNTLESLSEPEESYSHVKDIFSWIRTLSNKDSWRTTDPLGFPNLGNTCYMNSSLQSLLTLKDFVKSVSRTEQIWRSVPEAQLLKKLIEIRDCHKSTNSNIKSQLLQSFKDVISDQNPQFMDSLQNDAHEFLISILTHIESLSPLLQRTALWI
- the LOC121628323 gene encoding ubiquitin hydrolase B-like isoform X2 — its product is MEYTRTCKKCGVQSVRQEQFTNLSLDLVPGGCIEDMIEKYLLEVELEYSCECGGKSSGQTLTFASLPKTFIIHLKRFCYTPSFNLQKIYDPVQIQRDIVVSSKMGGGCFSLVSAISHSGSTGEGHYICDSIDPEDCPLEPTDHWLTFNDSTVLKTSGWDVCKKRQELAYILFYRRHI
- the LOC121628323 gene encoding ubiquitin carboxyl-terminal hydrolase 37-like isoform X1 — translated: MEYTRTCKKCGVQSVRQEQFTNLSLDLVPGGCIEDMIEKYLLEVELEYSCECGGKSSGQTLTFASLPKTFIIHLKRFCYTPSFNLQKIYDPVQIQRDIVVSSKMGGGCFSLVSAISHSGSTGEGHYICDSIDPEDCPLEPTDHWLTFNDSTVLKTSGWDVCKKRQELAYILFYRRHDV
- the LOC121628323 gene encoding ubiquitin carboxyl-terminal hydrolase 8-like isoform X3, yielding MQKEVELEYSCECGGKSSGQTLTFASLPKTFIIHLKRFCYTPSFNLQKIYDPVQIQRDIVVSSKMGGGCFSLVSAISHSGSTGEGHYICDSIDPEDCPLEPTDHWLTFNDSTVLKTSGWDVCKKRQELAYILFYRRHDV